The following are encoded together in the Mugil cephalus isolate CIBA_MC_2020 chromosome 18, CIBA_Mcephalus_1.1, whole genome shotgun sequence genome:
- the apodb gene encoding apolipoprotein Db — translation MSAVYLLLLLLPLISAQTYHWGPCPIPKVQPSFKLEQYLGRWYEIEKLPASFERGKCIEANYSIRKDGTIRVLNSQFYKDKVRVAEGTAVVQDPREPAQLGVSFSYFTPYSPYWVLTTDYTSVAVVYSCTDILRIFHIDYAWILGRSRFLPAETVYYAKEVLINEGIDLFRMKPTDQMGCKDN, via the exons ATGTCTGCTGtctaccttctcctcctgctgctccctcTTATCTCAGCTCAGACCTATCACTGGGGTCCCTGTCCTATTCCGAAGGTGCAGCCCAGCTTCAAACTTGAACAG TACCTGGGTAGGTGGTATGAGATTGAGAAGCTTCCTGCGTCCTTCGAGAGAGGAAAGTGCATTGAGGCGAACTACTCCATCAGGAAAGATGGAACCATCCGAGTGCTGAACTCTCAGTTCTA TAAAGACAAAGTGAGGGTAGCAGAAGGGACAGCTGTGGTTCAGGACCCACGAGAGCCAGCACAACTTGGAGTGAGCTTCTCATATT TTACTCCTTATAGTCCATACTGGGTCCTAACCACTGACTACACCAGCGTGGCCGTCGTGTACTCCTGCACAGACATCCTTCGCATCTTCCACATCGACTACGCCTGGATCCTCGGACGCTCACGCTTCCTGCCTGCAGAGACGGTGTATTACGCCAAAGAGGTGCTGATCAACGAAGGGATCGACCTTTTCAGGATGAAGCCCACAGATCAGATGGGCTGCAAGGATAACTAG
- the otos gene encoding otospiralin, with the protein MKLLVLLSFLLCLFACHLSEARVIPEGAPYEEPPAIPYWPYSTSDFWNYIEYFRSIGAYNHVNEMARAFFAHQHLGDTLGYETNAGHEH; encoded by the exons ATgaagctgctggtgctgctcagttttctcctctgcctctttgCCTGTCATCTCAGTG AGGCCAGAGTCATCCCAGAAGGAG CGCCTTATGAAGAACCACCAGCTATTCCCTACTGGCCCTACTCCACCTCCGATTTCTGGAACTACATCGAATACTTCAGATCCATCGGCGCCTACAACCACGTCAATGAGATGGCCCGGGCCTTCTTCGCCCACCAGCACCTCGGAGACACCCTGGGATATGAGACCAACGCAGGGCATGAACACTGA